The following are encoded together in the Diachasmimorpha longicaudata isolate KC_UGA_2023 chromosome 3, iyDiaLong2, whole genome shotgun sequence genome:
- the Ctrip gene encoding E3 ubiquitin-protein ligase TRIP12 isoform X2, protein MADQQDQSSLGGSVEKASASADASKLRGTSSGTSGYRKRQNTQTVVTTLTEKRRRQTELQAPLVSSVTSTHRRSVDSRGEGKNKEERKGYGSGVGTLTDIDWRAQPKGQHSTSGITTTRKNSTKHSQAEHNPAPIDCVASRTRSRTPQNPRSVQGSSNSFDSTSSTFYNSRKSFGNYNLLPGASSSINSPTTSRGRATKSHSSVSAHTNGGTSSQALGVKSSIRVGNAASNSVESGGGALAHDGAGTSGVTSTSVVNPSVSASTNSSHHHPTHKHLLRSRVKLTSDQPKELTSKVLSKHKKEGSSCSSSRHRSSSRARKSCENPTSSGGGLMSGSESTPTTLPTPTTVPNQQSSTPGDEHSTPATAAAASGGPSGMSGTTGDSESDDGEVGRLQALLEARGLPPHVFGALGSRMQHLLNRSMGASSAAKAQQLLAGLQAVDDEGEQLQAVIGMGEILVMGNEDTLTGFPVKQVVAALINLLGIEHNFVIMTHACRALTYMMEALPRSSTVVVDAVPVFLQKLESIECMDVAEQCLTALAMLSRRHSKTILHAGGVSACLKFVDFFNITAQRAALTITANCCQNLHPDDFHLVVESLPLLTSRLTNQDKKSVECVCQAFSRLVDSFQHDPVMLHKIITAELLQNLQQLLMITPPVNSIGNFITVLRMLSVISNRCPDLAQLLLQQNIAFTLSYLLTGSLEVKTEDVDLVPRSPQEWFEITCLIEELMPPLPTDGIFSVNSLLERTNNQQETVHWEWRDERHCCHPFSTIDSRIIEMAFQNGEDEICLSTLGRTYTIDLTMMKQINEDIGMARSIFRRVMTDAAEGKSPTCSGNMDVVPPVIETNEWLVSFIRTLFSVLYEVYSSSAGPAVKHKCLRALLRMVYYASTDLLKDVLKNQVVSSHIAGMLASQDLRIVIGALQMASILMKRLPQVFGVHFHREGVLHQVRQLADPEVPLGVSPPKCTSGTSLPTPQPGPSNTPLSSTMTLSSSSATSPVASPTTNGNILFGSIASSQLRPSLTATMETRSRTELSSSVEDPASTPPSAHLIGDVLKRKRQNKKGRLSRLGSATTPQQSPQAESLFTGFAQKNNRFLGNLNPARWGRKSSASSASSDKRDSTSSTSLTKPPSNPSLTGGNRDKAKTWVREQAGQFLSRYQDDAPCTHPALTVLSRLTSAIQRLQSNELDEMLSALTELRDIVLESDISPFEMNYSGLIKALLNHLTTTEAPGNRYDRLRMFWKLFAESTLQQDSNTDGPIDMNPGAFGALVNKLNSCVAQLEQFPVKVHDLPAGSGAGRSGTSALKFFNTHQLKCNLQRHPDCNNLKQWKGGTVKIDPLALVQAIERYLMVRGYGRIRDAESMVSDDDNSEDDIDDTLAAVVISQGSKHKLQFLIGDEVLPFNMTVYQAVRQFSCAGIDHSEPETDTEPPLGHDAVWVQTHTIYYRPVPEEETTNSPKPGSSSQSTSSRKGKGKSTKISSKRKEDSLWLEGAVPPPRCPLAPYLAPALPSVTISDASLDGLCLLRLLHSLNRHWGVLFPHFKSAPLLSAQDFINNKIAAKANRQLQDPLVIMTGNLPSWLQQIASVCPFLFPFETRQLLLYATSFDRDRALQRLLDSAPELSGSDSQERVTPRLERRKRTISRTDIFKQAEQVIQDLASSKALLEVQYINEVGTGLGPTLEFYALVSREFQRAELDMWHGSANETSYIHSTQGLFTKPTPWNTKVPALAKLKTRFKFLGKFMAKAIYDSRMLDLPFSFTFYRWLLGEEHTLTLADLAHICPDVYRTLNKLQDIVRRKEAIERDQTLRANEKAQLIEMLDLDNCPVADLGLVFELPGYANIELRKGGSEIPVTVHNLDLYIKLVVHWFLYEGVFRQMEAFREGFESVFPPNQLRLFFPEELEAVFCGHHQSGGQWDVKTLLECCRTDHGYTPDSRAIRFLFEVMAEYNSEEQRQFIQFVTGSPRLPVGGFKSLTPPLTIVRKTFDPSMKTDDFLPSVMTCVNYLKLPDYTTLDIMREKLRIAAQEGQHSFHLS, encoded by the exons ATGGCAGATCAACAAGATCAGTCGTCGCTCGGGGGGTCTGTAGAGAAGGCCAGTGCTTCAGCAGACGCCTCTAAATTACGGGGGACGAGCAGTGGCACTAGTGGTTATAGAAAACGACAGAATACACAAACAGTTGTTACAACATTGACAGAAAAACGGAGAAGACAAACTGAGCTACAAGCTCCACTGGTTTCTAGTGTTACGAGTACACACAGACGATCGGTTGATTCGAGGGGCGAGGGTAAAAATAAAGAGGAGAGGAAGGGCTATGGAAGTGGCGTAGGAACTCTCACTG ATATTGACTGGAGAGCACAGCCCAAGGGACAGCATTCCACGAGTGGTATCACTACAAcgaggaaaaattcaacaaaacacAGCCAAGCTGAACATAATCCTGCCCCAATAGATTGCGTCGCATCACGCACTCGTTCGCGTACGCCACAAAATCCACGAAGTGTTCAAGGAAGCagtaattcatttgattccACATCATCGACATTCTACAATAGTAGAAAATCATTCGGTAATTACAATTTGTTACCTGGAGCTAGTTCATCGATTAATAGTCCAACAACATCGAGAGGTAGAGCTACGAAATCCCATAGTAGTGTATCAGCCCACACAAACGGTGGTACGAGTAGTCAAGCATTGGGTGTCAAGTCAAGCATCAGAGTGGGTAACGCAGCTAGTAACTCTGTGGAGAGCGGTGGAGGGGCGTTGGCACATGACGGGGCAGGGACTAGTGGTGTCACATCCACGTCAGTTGTCAACCCCTCTGTGTCTGCCTCCACCAACTCTAGCCACCATCATCCAACTCACAAACACTTGCTGCGTTCCCGAGTGAAACTCACCTCGGATCAACCTAAGGAGTTGACCTCGAAGGTATTATCAAAGCACAAGAAAGAAGGCTCATCTTGCTCTAGCTCCCGTCATCGTTCCTCCTCACGTGCTCGTAAATCCTGTGAGAATCCAACCTCAAGTGGAGGTGGTCTCATGTCAGGATCTGAATCAACACCCACAACCCTTCCCACACCGACAACAGTCCCAAATCAACAGAGCTCAACCCCTGGAGACGAGCATTCAACACCAGCGACAGCAGCAGCTGCTAGCGGTGGCCCCTCTGGAATGTCTGGAACTACTGGTGACAGTGAGAGTGATGATGGAGAAGTTGGAAGACTTCAGGCCCTTTTGGAGGCTCGTGGCCTTCCTCCCCACGTTTTTGGAGCCCTTGGATCGCGGATGCAGCATCTGCTGAATCGAAGTATGGGGGCAAGTTCAGCTGCTAAGGCCCAACAACTACTTGCTGGGTTACAAGCTGTTGACGATGAAGGAGAACAGCTACAGGCTGTGATAGGAATGGGAGAGATACTTGTAATGGGAAATGAGGATACATTGACGGGTTTTCCGGTGAAACAAGTAGTAGCAGCATTGATAAATCTTCTTGGTATCGAGCACAATTTTGTCATTATGACACACGCCTGTCGTGCCCTGACGTACATGATGGAGGCTCTTCCTCGATCATCGACAGTCGTCGTTGACGCAGTCCCAGTATTTCTCCAGAAATTAGAGTCAATCGAGTGCATGGATGTGGCTGAACAGTGTCTCACAGCCCTTGCTATGCTCTCGAGAAGACACAGCAAGACAATCCTTCACGCTGGTGGTGTTTCAGCGTGCCTTAAATTCGTGGACTTTTTCAATATCACAGCTCAACGTGCTGCCCTGACAATAACAGCCAATTGCTGTCAAAATCTTCATCCTGATGATTTTCATCTTGTCGTTGAGAGTCTCCCATTGCTCACCAGTAGACTTACCAATCAGGATAAAAAGAGTGTCGAGTGTGTGTGTCAGGCATTCAGCAGGCTTGTTGATAGTTTTCAACATGATCCTGTTATGTTGCATAAAATCATTACTGCTGAATTATTACAGAATTTACAGCAATTACTCATGATTACACCGCCAGTCAATagcattggaaattttataacTGTACTACGAATGCTCTCTGTGATATCGAATCGTTGCCCCGACTTGGCACAACTTTTACTTCAGCAGAATATTGCCTTTACATTGAGCTATCTTCTCACTGGGTCACTGGAAGTCAAGACGGAGGATGTCGACCTTGTGCCAAGGTCACCTCAGGAGTGGTTCGAAATTACTTGTCTCATTGAGGAACTTATGCCACCGCTACCCACCGACGGTATATTCAGTGTCAATAGTCTTCTTGAGAGAACGAATAATCAACAGGAGACTGTTCACTGGGAGTGGAGGGATGAGAGACACTGCTGTCATCCCTTTAGCACTATTGATTCCCGAATCATTGAAATGGCTTTTCAGAATGGTGAGGATGAAATTTGTCTTTCCACTTTGGGCAGAACTTACACCATCGATCTGACTATGATGAAGCAAATCAACGAAGACATTGGTATGGCGAGGAGTATCTTTAGGAGGGTTATGACTGATGCTGCTGAGGGGAAGAGCCCCACTTGCTCGGGAAATATGGATGTCGTACCTCCGGTTATTGAGACCAATGAGTGGCTGGTGTCATTTATCAGAACACTTTTTTCTGTATTATATGAAGTTTACAGCAGTTCTGCTGGTCCTGCTGTCAAGCACAAGTGTCTCAGGGCACTCCTGAGGATGGTTTATTATGCATCAACTGATTTATTAAAGGATGTTCTAAAAAATCAAGTGGTATCATCTCACATAGCTGGTATGCTAGCCTCTCAAGACCTTCGAATTGTAATAGGCGCATTGCAAATGGCCAGTATTCTCATGAAACGTTTGCCCCAAGTATTTGGTGTGCATTTTCACCGAGAGGGAGTATTGCATCAAGTACGACAATTAGCTGACCCTGAGGTACCTCTTGGTGTATCACCACCCAAGTGCACTTCTGGTACATCATTACCAACTCCCCAACCAGGTCCATCCAATACACCATTGTCATCAACAATGACACTGTCATCTAGCAGTGCCACATCTCCAGTTGCTTCACCGACGActaatggaaatattttgtttgGTTCAATTGCATCTAGTCAATTGAGACCAAGTCTCACGGCTACTATGGAGACAAGAAGTCGTACGGAGTTGAGTTCGTCAGTTGAGGATCCTGCGAGTACACCACCAAGTGCCCACTT AATTGGAGACGTCTTGAAACGCAAACGCCAAAACAAGAAAGGAAGGCTCTCTCGTCTGGGAAGTGCCACGACCCCTCAACAGTCACCCCAAGCAGAATCCCTCTTCACAGGTTTCGCTCAGAAGAACAATCGTTTCCTCGGTAACTTGAACCCAGCGCGTTGGGGTAGAAAATCATCTGCTTCGAGTGCATCGAGTGACAAACGTGATTCAACCTCGTCAACGAGTCTCACCAAACCCCCAAGCAATCCCAGTCTAACTGGTGGCAATCGGGATAAAGCTAAAACTTGGGTTCGTGAGCAGGCAGGACAATTTCTATCGAGATACCAGGATGATGCACCGTGCACTCATCCAGCTCTGACAGTACTATCTCGTCTCACATCAGCAATCCAGCGTCTCCAATCCAACGAACTTGATGAGATGCTCTCTGCCCTGACGGAACTACGAGATATAGTTCTAGAGAGTGACATCTCACCCTTCGAAATGAATTACAGTGGTTTGATAAAAGCTCTCCTGAATCACCTGACGACAACAGAAGCCCCAGGTAACCGTTACGATCGTCTGAGAATGTTTTGGAAACTCTTTGCCGAATCTACACTGCAACAAGACTCCAACACAGACGGCCCCATTGACATGAATCCAGGAGCTTTTGGCGCACTTGTCAATAAATTGAACAGTTGTGTCGCCCAGTTGGAGCAATTCCCTGTAAAAGTCCATGATCTACCAGCAGGCTCTGGTGCTGGACGAAGTGGTACAAGTGccctcaaattttttaacaccCATCAGTTGAAGTGCAATCTTCAACGGCATCCCGATTGCAATAATCTCAAACAGTGGAAAGGAGGCACTGTGAAGATCGATCCACTGGCCCTGGTTCAAGCTATTGAGCGTTACCTTATGGTTCGAGGTTATGGTAGAATTAGAGATGCCGAATCAATGGTCAGTGATGATGATAATAGTGAGGATGATATTGATGACACTCTGGCTGCTGTTGTTATCTCTCAGGGATCAAAGCATAagcttcaatttttaattggtgATGAGGTTTTACCATTCAATATGACGGTTTATCAGGCGGTGAGACAGTTCAGTTGTGCTGGTATTGATCATTCTGAACCCGAAACGGATACAGAACCACCATTGGGTCACGATGCTGTTTGGGTACAAACCCACACAATATATTACAGACCAGTTCCAGAGGAGGAGACAACAAATTCACCGAAACCAGGATCTAGCTCTCAGAGTACATCGAGTagaaagggaaaaggaaaatcaacaaaaatcaGTTCGAAACGTAAAGAAGATAGTTTGTGGTTGGAGGGAGCTGTTCCTCCACCAAGATGCCCTCTTGCCCCTTACCTGGCTCCAGCTCTGCCATCAGTCACAATTTCAGATGCTTCGTTGGATGGATTGTGCCTCCTTCGACTACTTCATTCCCTGAACAGACACTGGGGGGTACTCTTCCCACATTTTAAGAGTGCTCCTCTCCTATCAGCTCAAGATTTcatcaataataaaatcgCAGCGAAAGCGAATCGACAGCTGCAGGATCCACTGGTTATCATGACTGGTAATCTCCCATCCTGGCTGCAGCAAATAGCCTCGGTTTGTCCATTCTTATTCCCCTTTGAGACCCGCCAGCTTTTATTGTATGCAACATCCTTCGATCGTGATAGAGCACTACAGAGACTTCTAGACTCAGCCCCAGAGTTATCAGGCTCTGACTCTCAGGAGCGTGTGACACCGAGATTAGAGAGGAGAAAACGAACGATATCGAGGACCGATATATTCAAACAAGCTGAACAGGTGATTCAGGATCTTGCATCGAGCAAGGCTCTTCTTGAGGTGCAATATATTAATGAAGTTGGTACTGGCTTGGGTCCAACTCTTGAGTTCTACGCTCTGGTCTCCAGGGAATTTCAGAGGGCTGAACTGGATATGTGGCACGGATCTGCTAATGAAACTAGCTACATTCATTCCACACAAGGCCTCTTCACGAAGCCAACGCCCTGGAATACCAAGGTCCCAGCCCTAGCAAAGTTGAAGACAAGATTCAAGTTTCTCGGAAAATTCATGGCAAAGGCGATCTACGACTCGAGGATGCTGGATCTACCCTTCAGTTTTACATTTTACAGATGGCTACTGGGGGAGGAACACACTCTCACACTTGCTGACCTCGCACACATATGTCCTGATGTCTACAGAACGTTAAACAAACTGCAGGATATTGTCCGGAGGAAAGAGGCTATTGAGAGGGATCAGACACTCAGGGCTAATGAGAAGGCACAGCTCATCGAGATGTTGGACTTGGATAATTGCCCTGTTGCTGATCTGGGGCTTGTGTTTGAGCTACCTGGCTATGCGAATATTGAATTGAGGAAAGGAGGAAGTGAAATCCCAGTTACGGTTCACAACCTCGATCTGTACATCAAGCTGGTTGTCCACTGGTTCCTGTATGAGGGAGTCTTCAGACAGATGGAGGCTTTCAGGGAAGGCTTTGAGTCAGTTTTCCCACCGAATCAGTTGAGGCTTTTTTTCCCGGAGGAACTGGAGGCTGTCTTCTGTGGGCATCATCAGAGTGGGGGACAGTGGGATGTCAAGACACTATTGGAGTGCTGTAGGACGGATCATGGATACACTCCTGATTCCAGGGCCATTAGGTTCTTGTTTGAAGTTATGGCTGAGTACAATAGCGAGGAGCAGAGACAATTTATTCAGTTTGTCACTGGTTCACCGAGGCTGCCTGTTGGTG GATTCAAGAGTCTTACACCACCTTTAACGATAGTTCGTAAGACATTCGACCCATCAATGAAGACCGACGATTTCCTCCCCTCTGTCATGACATGCGTCAACTATCTCAAACTCCCTGACTACACAACTCTCGATATAATGCGCGAAAAACTTCGAATTGCCGCACAGGAGGGCCAGCACTCTTTCCACCTCTCCTAG